Proteins from one Rosa chinensis cultivar Old Blush chromosome 7, RchiOBHm-V2, whole genome shotgun sequence genomic window:
- the LOC112181004 gene encoding mannose-1-phosphate guanyltransferase alpha gives MGSSEEKVVAVIMVGGPTKGTRFRPLSLNIPKPLFPLAGQPMVHHPISACKKIPNLGQIFLIGFYEERELSLYVSAISNELKVPVRYLKEDRPHGSAGGLYNFRDLIMEDSPSHIFLLNCDVCCSFPLPEMLEAHRKYGGMGTILVIKVSAESASQFGELVADPVTNELLHYTEKPETFVSDRINCGVYIFTPDIFNAIEDVSSQRKDGADLRRLSSFEALHSATRSASTHFVRLDQDILSPLAGKKQLYTYETMDFWEQIKTPGMSLKCSGLYLSQFRVTSPHLLVSGDGTKSASISGDVYIHPSAKVHPSAKIGPNVSISANARIGAGVRLISCIILDNVEIKENAVVMHAIIGWKSSIGKWSRIQASGNYNSKLGITILGEDVTVEDEVVVINSIVLPHKTLNLSVQEEIIL, from the exons GCACTAGATTCCGGCCACTGTCATTGAATATTCCGAAGCCACTTTTTCCTTTAGCGGGACAACCAATGGTTCATCATCCAATTTCTGCTTGTAAAAAG ATTCCTAACCTGGGGCAAATCTTTCTCATTGGTTTCTATGAGGAGCGTGAGTTATCATTATATGTATCTGCAATCTCTAATGAGCTTAAGGTCCCCGTTAG ATATTTGAAGGAAGACAGGCCACATGGTTCAGCTGGTGGACTTTATAACTTCAGAGATCTGATCATGGAAGACAGCCCA TCACACATTTTCTTGCTGAACTGTGATGTTTGCTGCAGTTTTCCGCTTCCAGAAATGCTTG AGGCTCACAGAAAATATGGTGGGATGGGAACAATCCTGGTAATCAAG GTTTCTGCTGAGTCAGCAAGTCAGTTTGGGGAACTTGTAGCTGATCCAGTCACCAATGAACTGCTGCATTACACAGAGAAGCCTGAGACTTTT GTCAGTGACCGGATAAATTGTGGTGTCTACATATTCACACCAGATATTTTTAATGCAATAGAGGATGTTTCCTCTCAGCGGAAGGACGGAG CTGACTTAAGACGTCTATCCAGTTTTGAAGCCCTGCACTCCGCAACAAG GAGTGCATCCACACATTTTGTAAGGTTGGATCAAGATATCCTATCCCCTCTTGCAGGAAAGAAGCAGTTATATACATATGAAACCATGGACTTCTGGGAACAGATTAAAACTCCTGG AATGTCCTTGAAATGTTCTGGGTTGTATCTTTCACAATTCAGAGTCACCAGTCCCCATCTGTTGGTGAGTGGGGATGGTACAAAGAGTGCCAGTATTTCTGGTGATGTTTACATCCATCCATCAGCAAAAGTACACCCAAGTGCTAAA ATTGGCCCTAATGTCTCAATATCTGCAAATGCTCGTATAGGAGCTGGTGTGAGGCTCATAAGTTGTATCATACTTGACAATGTCGAAATTAAG GAAAATGCAGTTGTTATGCATGCAATTATTGGATGGAAATCTTCTATTGGGAAATGGTCTCGTATCCAG GCTAGTGGGAATTACAATTCTAAGCTCGGGATCACAATCCTTG GTGAAGATGTGACAGTTGAAGATGAAGTCGTGGTTATCAACAGCATTGTCCTCCCCCATAAGACGCTCAATCTGAGTGTTCAGGAGGAAATAATTCTGTGA